A genomic segment from Aegilops tauschii subsp. strangulata cultivar AL8/78 chromosome 1, Aet v6.0, whole genome shotgun sequence encodes:
- the LOC120972619 gene encoding secreted RxLR effector protein 161-like produces MENEKKGVLPMSHDTTLSKNQYLKTADERVQMSGVPYASAIGSIMYAMICTRPDVSYALSVISRYQSDPGLAHWAAVKNILKYLRRTKVMLLAYGGDEELVVNGYTDASFMIDIDDYKSQSGYVFTLNGGAVVSKSFKQNTIADSTTEAEYIVALEASMEAVWIKKFLEEVCVVPSAMNPMALYCDNSGAIAQAREPRSHMKTSKYHIIRQHVEKGFVKVLKVHTDFNVSDLMTKALPRAKHEQHRVAIGVKETM; encoded by the coding sequence ATGGAGAATGAAAAGAAAGGTGTTCTCCCAATGTCACATGACACAACACTCAGCAAGAATCAATATCTGAAGACAGCTGATGAGCGAGTGCAGATGAGTGGAGTCCCATATGCCTCGGCAATTGGatccatcatgtatgctatgATATGTACTAGACCAGATGTTTCTTATGCCCTAAGTGTTATTAGCAGGTACCAAAGTGATCCTGGATTGGCTCACTGGGCAGCTGTTAAAAATATTCTTAAGTACCTCAGAAGGACAAAGGTCATGCTCCTAGCCTATGGAGGAGATGAAGAactcgttgtaaatggttacacCGATGCAAGCTTCATGATTGATATAGATGACTATAAATCTCAATCGGGTTATGTTTTCACCCTTAATGGTGGTGCAGTTGTTTCGAAAAGTTTCAAACAAAACACTATTGCAGATTCTACAACAGAAGCAGAATACATTGTGGCTTTAGAAGCTTCGATGGAGGCAGTCTGGATCAAGAAGTTTCTAGAAGAAGTTTGTGTGGTCCCAAGTGCGATGAACCCAATGGCActctattgtgataatagtggtgCCATTGCTCAAGCAAGGGAACCAAGATCCCACATGAAGACCAGCAAGTATCACATTATTCGACAGCATGTCGAGAAGGGTTTTGTGAAGGTTCTCAAGGTTCACACAGATTTTAATGTGTCAGACCTGATGACAAAGGCTCTACCACGAGCAAAGCATGAGCAACATCGGGTAGCCATAGGTGTTAAGGAGACtatgtaa